A genomic stretch from Candidatus Kryptonium sp. includes:
- a CDS encoding ATP-binding protein produces MSKKAKNRKLIITSDLKNLKLVREFVRERAREFGFTEIEAEKIILAVDEVCTNSIKHSYQNKPNGKIKVEIKSRGNKFIIVVSYDGLPFDPQKIKIEHPIQKYKKTGKVKKGKLGMFIIYQFMDEVIYTRKQGKNVVILTKHLRQKDEKNGSRLHT; encoded by the coding sequence ATGTCAAAAAAGGCAAAAAATAGAAAACTAATTATCACAAGCGATCTGAAAAATCTCAAGCTCGTCCGAGAGTTTGTGCGAGAAAGAGCAAGGGAGTTTGGGTTTACCGAAATTGAAGCAGAAAAAATAATCCTCGCGGTTGACGAAGTGTGCACAAATTCAATTAAGCATTCATATCAAAATAAACCAAACGGAAAAATTAAAGTTGAGATCAAATCTCGTGGCAATAAATTTATCATCGTTGTCTCATATGATGGCCTCCCATTTGATCCTCAAAAAATAAAAATTGAGCATCCAATTCAAAAATATAAAAAGACCGGCAAAGTTAAGAAAGGGAAACTTGGAATGTTCATAATCTATCAATTTATGGATGAAGTGATTTACACACGAAAGCAAGGTAAAAATGTGGTCATCTTAACAAAGCATTTAAGGCAAAAAGATGAAAAAAACGGAAGCCGTCTTCACACTTGA
- a CDS encoding STAS domain-containing protein, translated as MVKKTKEKNFEVKINHKDSFIILKMKGYLDAYTSLEFEEKMKEIVESGNYKIIVNMKNLSYISSAGFGVFMAFVDEVRRNGGDIKFCCLPEKIDEIFELLGFKHIFDVLNDENEAVKSFEKAKGKNVKKGKK; from the coding sequence ATGGTTAAAAAAACCAAAGAGAAAAATTTTGAGGTAAAAATCAACCACAAGGATTCGTTTATTATTCTGAAAATGAAAGGTTATCTTGACGCTTACACTTCCCTTGAATTTGAAGAGAAAATGAAAGAAATCGTTGAAAGCGGGAACTATAAAATCATCGTAAATATGAAAAATTTATCCTACATAAGCAGTGCTGGTTTCGGGGTTTTCATGGCTTTCGTAGACGAAGTCAGAAGAAATGGCGGAGATATAAAATTTTGCTGTCTTCCGGAGAAAATAGATGAGATCTTTGAACTTCTCGGCTTTAAACATATCTTTGATGTCTTGAATGATGAAAATGAAGCGGTAAAATCTTTTGAAAAAGCAAAGGGCAAAAATGTCAAAAAAGGCAAAAAATAG
- a CDS encoding PP2C family protein-serine/threonine phosphatase, producing the protein MNEQNSKIFSLGQILLAFGFAFTLLIITLVKKIFPLPAFEFASNILFSALLITLILIVQPFAKKFEHNPVDGTKFISIFLFPLVGISFAFKNIINIQREGELPTLLSFSDILASNIHNLIYIFLTSIVFSIFLKILFHERNQEAKIKFSITLLYFAIAEFAREVFDLPGLLSQLMVIVQLILFVWTSFRIPWIISLSKKDKYRILFFSSLVIVFSFLLQSPFITGSSAESMRYYSSLFFSFVHFYLQPFLIIYFFFVFGSTIFHLPTGEIYERKIAELSTLQNIGKLVAQVLDIKEFTETAVKIAMEITNSKSGWVELKIYGQDKIYGRSGIEESEMINLTDKIAQIKEAHLTKYPQGFQVEKLNDKTILIAPLVAHGKVSGYLYLLKENQNFVKDEINLALAFADQIAIGVENSILIQESIEKERLAREFELAQQMQKKLLPKVLPESDKFEIAALSVPAFEVGGDYYDFVFHSDGNISIIIADVSGKGISAAFYMAEIKGIFQSLAKIYPAPLDFLVKANETIYGHIDKKFFITLVYAYFDLKKNIVHIARAGHLPPILVKTQCIKLLKIPGAGVGLMPSALFRKLLKPVKLKLEKNDLILFYSDGVIEAMNEENEEFGYARLENLIISNTELCANELVQSIFKEVTKYQGEMKQIDDITILAVKWKN; encoded by the coding sequence ATGAATGAACAAAACTCAAAAATATTCTCCCTCGGCCAGATTTTACTCGCTTTTGGATTTGCATTTACACTTTTAATTATAACGCTTGTTAAAAAAATTTTCCCTTTACCTGCATTTGAGTTCGCTTCAAACATTTTGTTTTCTGCATTGTTAATAACTTTGATCTTAATAGTCCAACCATTTGCGAAAAAATTTGAACACAATCCAGTTGACGGGACAAAGTTTATTTCAATTTTCCTTTTTCCACTTGTTGGGATTTCTTTCGCTTTTAAGAACATAATCAATATTCAAAGGGAAGGCGAACTTCCGACATTGCTTTCCTTCTCGGATATTCTCGCAAGCAACATCCATAATTTAATTTACATCTTCCTGACATCAATCGTTTTTTCAATCTTTCTTAAAATTCTATTTCACGAACGAAATCAGGAAGCGAAGATAAAATTTAGTATAACTCTTTTATATTTCGCGATCGCGGAATTTGCACGAGAAGTTTTTGATCTTCCTGGGTTGCTATCACAATTAATGGTAATAGTTCAACTGATTCTATTTGTCTGGACTTCTTTCAGGATTCCTTGGATAATAAGTTTATCAAAAAAAGATAAATACAGGATCTTGTTTTTCTCTTCCCTTGTTATCGTTTTCTCATTTCTACTTCAAAGCCCGTTTATCACAGGTAGCAGTGCGGAGAGTATGAGATATTATTCATCACTTTTCTTTTCTTTTGTGCATTTTTATCTGCAACCATTTTTAATAATTTATTTTTTCTTTGTTTTCGGTAGCACAATTTTTCATCTTCCAACAGGTGAAATTTACGAAAGAAAAATCGCAGAGCTTTCAACTCTCCAAAATATCGGTAAACTTGTCGCTCAAGTCCTTGACATAAAAGAATTTACCGAAACCGCTGTCAAAATAGCAATGGAGATAACAAACTCAAAATCAGGTTGGGTTGAACTTAAAATATACGGTCAAGACAAAATTTATGGAAGATCAGGGATTGAAGAAAGCGAAATGATAAATCTAACGGATAAAATCGCACAAATTAAAGAGGCGCATCTGACAAAATATCCTCAAGGTTTTCAAGTTGAAAAACTTAACGATAAAACTATTTTGATCGCTCCGCTTGTAGCTCACGGCAAGGTATCAGGCTACTTATATCTTTTGAAGGAAAATCAAAATTTTGTTAAAGATGAAATAAATCTTGCGCTTGCTTTCGCAGATCAAATCGCAATCGGTGTTGAAAACTCAATCCTAATTCAAGAATCTATTGAGAAAGAACGCCTTGCCCGTGAGTTTGAACTTGCGCAACAAATGCAGAAGAAACTTTTGCCTAAGGTTCTGCCTGAATCAGATAAATTTGAAATAGCAGCCTTATCCGTCCCAGCATTTGAGGTTGGAGGTGATTACTACGATTTTGTCTTTCATAGTGATGGAAACATATCCATAATAATTGCCGATGTTTCTGGAAAAGGTATATCAGCAGCGTTTTACATGGCTGAAATAAAAGGGATTTTTCAATCACTTGCAAAAATATATCCAGCCCCGCTTGATTTCCTTGTCAAAGCAAATGAAACAATTTACGGACACATAGATAAAAAATTTTTTATAACGCTTGTCTATGCTTATTTTGATTTGAAGAAAAATATCGTTCACATTGCAAGAGCTGGACATCTTCCGCCAATTTTAGTTAAAACACAGTGCATTAAACTACTTAAAATCCCTGGCGCCGGAGTTGGTCTTATGCCAAGCGCTCTCTTTCGCAAATTGCTCAAACCTGTTAAATTAAAACTTGAAAAAAATGACCTCATCTTGTTTTACAGCGATGGTGTAATTGAAGCAATGAACGAGGAAAACGAAGAATTTGGATATGCACGCCTTGAAAATCTTATAATTAGCAACACGGAATTGTGCGCTAATGAGCTTGTGCAATCAATTTTTAAAGAAGTCACAAAATATCAAGGTGAAATGAAGCAGATTGATGATATAACAATACTTGCAGTCAAATGGAAAAATTAA
- a CDS encoding S8 family serine peptidase → MKKFLMFLLFLSLAISQEKQQKYWIVFKDKGIYENVSLAKGSAIYEKLKLSISAKAYERRLKTVKDERKVFDYYDLPVYEGYIDQIKSLGIKINVVSKWLNAISAYLDSNQIKKVKNLPFVLEIKPVAKSTKTSLENIEIENPLVEYNYGNSELQVRFSGVKELHKMNIIGNDVLVGMMDTGYRLSHESLEGVQVVAQYDFIFNDTITANQPQDSPNQDFHGTLTLSVLGGKKEGKLYGIAPGAKFVLAKTEDMRSETPVEEDNWVRAIEWMDSLGVDVVSSSLGYIDWYTYQDMDGNTAKITKAADIAFQKGIVVVNSAGNERNTYWRYIVAPADGKYVIAVGAVDSLRRIASFSSMGPTYDGRIKPDVCALGVSVFGASTSSRNSYVYASGTSLSCPIVAGISALILSTHPRLSSFEVRDAIRNTASHANNPNNDYGWGIVNGLSAALYHGPIISNFPEIKQSINGYEISVYALSRSGIKEVSLIANNQKIQMRPISENKYSTTLAVLPPTITIYVIDNENKTNLLTKVFDAEPPKDFYLSPNFPNPFNFQTAFLLSLPEPAQVNVSIYNLLGQKVKILVDRYFPQPVKDFRILWDGTDDYGRNLPSGIYFCKLETSKYRTVRKVLLIR, encoded by the coding sequence ATGAAAAAGTTTTTGATGTTTCTCCTGTTTCTTTCGCTTGCCATCTCGCAGGAAAAACAGCAAAAGTATTGGATCGTCTTTAAAGATAAGGGAATTTATGAAAATGTATCACTTGCAAAAGGTTCTGCAATTTACGAGAAGCTGAAACTTTCAATTTCGGCAAAAGCATATGAAAGGAGATTAAAAACAGTAAAAGACGAGAGAAAAGTTTTTGATTATTACGACCTACCAGTTTATGAAGGATATATTGACCAAATTAAATCGCTCGGAATTAAAATTAATGTTGTCTCAAAGTGGCTCAACGCTATAAGCGCATACCTTGATAGCAATCAAATAAAAAAAGTTAAAAATTTACCTTTCGTCCTTGAAATTAAACCAGTCGCTAAATCAACTAAAACCTCATTAGAAAACATTGAAATAGAAAATCCGCTTGTAGAATACAATTACGGCAATTCAGAACTTCAAGTTAGGTTTTCGGGTGTTAAAGAACTTCACAAAATGAATATAATAGGAAACGATGTGCTCGTCGGGATGATGGACACTGGATATAGGTTATCGCATGAATCACTTGAAGGAGTTCAAGTTGTAGCGCAATATGATTTTATTTTTAACGATACAATAACCGCAAATCAACCACAAGATTCACCAAATCAGGATTTCCACGGGACATTGACTCTTTCCGTTCTCGGTGGCAAAAAGGAAGGAAAACTTTATGGAATTGCGCCAGGGGCTAAATTTGTGCTGGCAAAAACCGAAGATATGAGAAGCGAAACACCCGTTGAGGAAGATAACTGGGTAAGGGCAATTGAATGGATGGATTCACTTGGTGTTGATGTCGTCTCAAGTTCACTCGGCTATATTGATTGGTATACTTATCAAGATATGGACGGGAACACAGCTAAAATAACGAAAGCAGCAGATATAGCTTTTCAAAAAGGGATCGTAGTTGTAAATTCCGCTGGAAACGAAAGAAATACATATTGGAGATACATCGTTGCGCCAGCTGATGGAAAATATGTGATCGCAGTTGGCGCAGTTGACTCACTTCGTAGGATCGCAAGTTTTAGCTCAATGGGTCCAACTTATGACGGCAGAATAAAACCAGATGTATGCGCTCTTGGAGTTTCCGTCTTCGGTGCCTCAACAAGTTCAAGAAACAGTTATGTATATGCCTCTGGAACATCACTTTCTTGCCCAATCGTTGCTGGAATATCTGCTTTGATTCTCTCAACACACCCCAGGTTAAGCTCTTTTGAAGTAAGAGATGCAATAAGAAATACAGCAAGTCATGCAAATAATCCAAATAACGATTACGGCTGGGGGATTGTGAACGGTCTTTCCGCAGCTCTATATCACGGTCCAATTATAAGTAATTTTCCAGAGATAAAACAAAGCATAAACGGATATGAAATCTCAGTTTACGCTTTATCAAGAAGCGGAATTAAAGAAGTTTCACTTATTGCAAATAATCAGAAGATCCAAATGAGACCCATATCAGAAAATAAATACTCCACAACTCTCGCTGTTTTACCTCCCACCATTACAATCTATGTGATTGACAACGAGAATAAAACCAACCTATTGACGAAAGTTTTTGATGCTGAACCACCAAAAGATTTTTATCTCTCCCCTAATTTCCCCAACCCATTTAACTTTCAAACCGCTTTTCTTCTCAGTTTACCGGAGCCGGCGCAGGTCAATGTCTCAATTTACAACTTGCTCGGACAAAAAGTTAAAATACTTGTTGATAGATATTTCCCACAACCTGTAAAAGATTTCAGAATCTTGTGGGACGGAACTGATGACTATGGTAGAAATTTGCCGAGCGGTATTTATTTTTGCAAACTTGAAACATCAAAATATAGAACCGTTCGCAAAGTTTTACTAATTAGATGA
- the thiL gene encoding thiamine-phosphate kinase: MNESFTEISQIGEFGLIARLNEIIQPYRDSFIIKGIGDDAAVYIPTEGKVQVVTTDALIEGIHFDLTFVSLRNLGWKAMVVNLSDLAAMLAIPRYALITIAIPRKISVEMMENLYFGIKSACNEFNFSLIGGDTTTTFGNMAISVTMIGEANKDEIPYRSGAKVGDYICVTGTLGLSYAGLKILLREKKKFMEAEDKQNFKPNFEPFLKAIEKHLKPIPRLDVASKLKDLKVKVNSMIDISDGLSSDLRHICRQSNVGAEIYETSLPVDDLVKKIAKDEFNEDYLMYVLHGGEDYELLFTVSENELKKLNELYNEVKVIGRILDREQGIKLIKEDKSEVDIETGGWDHFKTKI, translated from the coding sequence ATGAACGAGAGTTTCACCGAAATCTCACAAATTGGAGAGTTTGGATTAATCGCAAGACTTAATGAAATAATCCAGCCTTACCGTGACTCTTTTATAATTAAAGGAATTGGAGACGATGCAGCTGTTTATATACCAACGGAAGGTAAAGTTCAAGTTGTCACGACAGATGCCTTGATTGAAGGTATTCATTTTGATCTTACATTTGTCTCGCTACGAAATCTCGGTTGGAAAGCAATGGTTGTTAACTTAAGCGACCTTGCTGCGATGCTTGCAATCCCAAGATATGCTTTGATTACGATCGCTATACCGAGAAAAATTTCCGTTGAAATGATGGAAAATTTATATTTCGGAATTAAATCAGCCTGCAACGAATTTAATTTTTCACTTATCGGTGGAGATACGACAACAACATTTGGAAATATGGCGATATCCGTAACAATGATAGGTGAAGCAAACAAAGATGAAATCCCATACCGCAGTGGAGCAAAGGTCGGTGATTACATCTGTGTAACAGGAACGCTGGGATTATCGTATGCAGGATTGAAGATCCTCCTTCGTGAGAAGAAAAAATTTATGGAAGCGGAAGATAAACAAAATTTTAAACCAAATTTTGAACCGTTTCTGAAAGCAATTGAAAAACATCTTAAACCTATACCACGGCTTGATGTGGCAAGTAAATTAAAAGATTTGAAAGTGAAAGTTAATTCAATGATTGATATAAGCGATGGACTTTCATCAGACCTAAGACATATTTGCAGACAAAGCAATGTCGGCGCAGAAATTTACGAAACAAGCTTGCCAGTAGATGACCTCGTCAAAAAAATTGCGAAAGATGAATTCAACGAAGATTATTTGATGTATGTCCTACACGGTGGAGAAGATTACGAACTTCTATTCACGGTATCCGAAAATGAACTTAAAAAGTTAAACGAACTATATAACGAAGTCAAAGTCATCGGACGAATTCTTGATCGTGAACAAGGAATTAAGTTGATAAAAGAAGACAAAAGCGAAGTTGACATTGAAACAGGTGGTTGGGATCATTTCAAAACTAAAATTTAG
- a CDS encoding secondary thiamine-phosphate synthase enzyme YjbQ, which yields MKVITDKLTVSTKGFNDIIDITEQVQLILKKHQLKNGNVTIFVSGSTAGVTTIEYEPGLLKDLQEAFERIAPMDKRYHHDSRWGDDNGYAHVRASILGASLTVPFSEGKLLVGTWQQIVLVDFDNRPRTRNIIVQIIGE from the coding sequence ATGAAAGTTATAACGGATAAATTAACAGTTTCAACAAAGGGATTTAACGACATAATTGACATAACCGAACAAGTCCAGTTAATTTTGAAAAAACACCAATTAAAAAACGGGAATGTAACAATTTTCGTTTCCGGTTCTACCGCAGGTGTGACGACAATTGAGTATGAGCCGGGCTTACTAAAAGACCTTCAAGAAGCATTTGAGAGAATCGCTCCAATGGATAAACGATATCATCATGATTCAAGGTGGGGTGATGATAACGGCTACGCCCATGTAAGAGCTTCAATCCTTGGCGCATCTTTGACAGTTCCGTTTTCAGAAGGGAAGCTGCTCGTCGGCACATGGCAACAAATCGTCCTTGTTGACTTTGACAACCGCCCGAGGACAAGAAACATAATTGTCCAAATAATCGGAGAATGA
- a CDS encoding DUF4905 domain-containing protein gives MKLFQSRKKIKPLWVFKSPENFKIWKIFPTRFDKILCELRNIDKKMVKFVCLSTINGKLVWENLNIDEPWWIQISDSDEELFFVCEFKRPDFPIQGKIYAVNSEDGKILWENDTYNFLFALNGKVYTAKNLIEHRSFFELDSRTGEIIRELGEDTDFINELKEIKSESMRFIETPLPFDENLPNYDEISENVKLFIQNADPRFTPEILTKENFAILNYHTLNKPKLPLEIEKFSNILKIVDIERSEVIYEDVLYSDLSFFIPDAFFCKDDLVFYVKNQTELITIKLPLAYESYNG, from the coding sequence ATGAAACTATTCCAATCCCGAAAGAAGATAAAACCCCTTTGGGTTTTCAAATCCCCAGAGAACTTCAAAATATGGAAAATCTTTCCAACAAGATTTGATAAAATTTTGTGCGAATTGAGAAACATTGATAAAAAAATGGTTAAATTCGTTTGCCTTTCAACAATAAATGGGAAACTGGTTTGGGAAAATCTTAACATTGATGAACCGTGGTGGATCCAAATATCTGATTCGGATGAAGAATTGTTTTTTGTATGCGAATTCAAACGACCTGATTTCCCAATTCAAGGAAAAATCTACGCCGTCAACTCCGAAGATGGGAAAATTCTGTGGGAGAACGATACCTACAATTTTCTCTTTGCTTTAAATGGAAAAGTTTATACCGCGAAAAACTTGATAGAACACAGATCTTTCTTTGAGCTTGACTCAAGAACTGGCGAAATCATCCGAGAGCTTGGAGAAGATACAGATTTTATAAACGAATTGAAAGAAATAAAATCAGAAAGCATGAGATTCATTGAAACACCATTGCCTTTTGATGAAAACCTTCCAAACTACGACGAAATATCTGAAAATGTAAAATTATTTATTCAAAACGCTGATCCAAGATTCACGCCAGAAATTCTGACAAAAGAAAACTTCGCAATTCTAAATTACCACACTTTAAACAAACCAAAACTTCCTCTTGAGATAGAAAAATTTTCAAACATACTTAAGATAGTTGACATTGAAAGGAGCGAAGTTATATATGAGGATGTCCTCTACTCCGACCTTTCCTTCTTTATCCCAGATGCCTTTTTCTGCAAAGATGACTTGGTTTTCTATGTGAAAAATCAAACCGAGTTAATTACAATAAAATTGCCGTTGGCTTATGAAAGTTATAACGGATAA
- a CDS encoding cation-efflux pump, giving the protein METQASIEKQKAALSSVIAAVFLTGIKLVVGLMTKSLGILSEAAHSGLDLVAAGMTYFAVKIADKPADREHTYGHGKFENLSALFETLLLLVTCGWIIYEAIERIFFYEVHIEVNFWSFAVIVTAIIIDYSRSRILFKTAKKYNSQALEADALHFSTDILSSAVVIVGLIGAGLGFHKADAFAALVVSGIVIWISLRLGKRTIDMLTDRIPDVNLVEKIKNRVLRIDGVVNCKNIRVRQAGSKSFVDMIVDIKRTIPFEHAHRIMNLIEDEIKQIIPNVDIVIHSEPVETSDETIIDKVKMLLIGSGMSAHNIEVQKVNDRYFVDLHLEVGATQTLEEAHKVASKIEEQIKQKLPDVEKISIHIDEDSDMIKETKIVNDRCDEMIQKIEEIAKSQKGVLDCRDITVMEIDGKYKVTMNCLLDSSLSLSEAHEIATTIENKIYLDIKEVSKVIVHAEPETKSEKDKK; this is encoded by the coding sequence ATGGAAACTCAAGCAAGCATTGAAAAGCAAAAAGCAGCGTTGAGCTCGGTTATCGCAGCTGTTTTTTTGACAGGGATTAAGCTCGTAGTTGGTTTAATGACAAAAAGCTTGGGAATTCTTTCAGAAGCTGCTCATAGCGGACTTGATCTCGTTGCAGCCGGGATGACATATTTCGCCGTGAAGATCGCCGATAAACCTGCAGATAGAGAACACACATACGGACATGGTAAATTTGAAAATCTATCAGCTCTTTTTGAAACATTGCTCCTTCTTGTAACCTGCGGTTGGATAATATATGAAGCAATTGAAAGAATTTTCTTCTATGAAGTTCATATAGAAGTTAATTTCTGGAGTTTTGCTGTTATAGTTACTGCCATTATCATTGATTACTCACGCTCAAGAATTTTGTTCAAAACAGCAAAGAAATATAATAGTCAAGCACTTGAAGCTGACGCTTTACATTTCAGCACCGATATTTTAAGCTCTGCTGTTGTCATAGTTGGTTTAATAGGTGCGGGGTTGGGATTTCATAAAGCTGACGCTTTCGCTGCTCTTGTTGTCTCTGGGATCGTCATATGGATAAGTTTACGGCTCGGCAAAAGAACTATTGATATGCTAACGGACAGGATACCAGATGTGAACCTTGTGGAAAAAATAAAAAATAGAGTTCTCAGAATTGACGGTGTCGTGAATTGTAAAAACATAAGAGTAAGACAAGCAGGTTCAAAATCTTTTGTTGATATGATTGTTGATATTAAAAGAACAATACCATTTGAACACGCACATCGCATCATGAATCTAATTGAAGATGAAATCAAACAAATAATTCCAAATGTTGATATCGTAATTCACTCCGAACCCGTTGAGACAAGTGATGAGACGATAATTGACAAAGTCAAAATGCTACTAATTGGCTCAGGTATGTCCGCACATAACATTGAAGTCCAAAAAGTAAATGATAGATACTTTGTTGATCTTCATCTTGAAGTTGGAGCAACTCAAACGCTTGAAGAGGCGCATAAAGTAGCAAGCAAAATTGAGGAACAAATAAAACAAAAACTTCCAGATGTTGAAAAAATTTCAATTCACATAGATGAGGACAGCGACATGATAAAAGAAACGAAAATAGTTAACGACAGATGTGATGAAATGATCCAGAAAATAGAAGAAATCGCAAAATCACAAAAGGGCGTTCTTGATTGCAGAGATATAACCGTTATGGAAATAGATGGAAAATATAAAGTCACGATGAATTGCCTACTTGACAGCTCACTTTCTCTTTCCGAAGCCCATGAAATAGCAACAACAATTGAAAACAAAATTTACCTTGACATAAAAGAAGTATCAAAAGTAATAGTCCACGCAGAACCAGAAACGAAATCAGAAAAAGATAAAAAATGA
- the truA gene encoding tRNA pseudouridine(38-40) synthase TruA has protein sequence MRNIKLLIEYDGTNFVGWQIQPNGRSVQGEIKKAVKQIIGEDVNLIGASRTDAGVHARGQVANFKCESKIPTENLKKALNAILPDDIVIHKVEDVSLSFHARYDAVEKTYRYFITRNKVAIGRNYFWFLKYEVDFEKLEKCAEIIVGKFDFEVFSKKGANVKNYICNVKRAGWKADGEKLIFEITADRFLYGMVRGLVGAMVDVARGRIEFEVFKRILFEKFNDVEIMHAPACGLFLEEVKYANS, from the coding sequence ATGCGAAACATCAAGCTTTTGATTGAATATGACGGAACTAACTTTGTCGGATGGCAAATTCAGCCGAACGGAAGAAGCGTGCAAGGTGAGATCAAAAAAGCTGTAAAGCAAATAATAGGTGAAGATGTCAACTTGATTGGAGCAAGCAGAACTGATGCTGGCGTTCATGCTCGTGGGCAGGTTGCAAATTTTAAATGTGAAAGCAAAATCCCAACGGAAAATCTTAAAAAGGCACTAAATGCGATACTTCCTGATGATATTGTTATTCACAAAGTTGAGGATGTGAGCTTAAGTTTCCACGCAAGATATGATGCTGTGGAGAAAACTTACAGATACTTTATCACGAGGAATAAAGTTGCGATAGGAAGAAATTATTTTTGGTTTCTTAAGTATGAGGTTGATTTTGAGAAGCTTGAAAAATGTGCGGAAATAATCGTTGGGAAGTTTGATTTTGAAGTTTTTTCAAAAAAGGGGGCGAATGTTAAAAACTACATTTGCAATGTCAAAAGAGCAGGCTGGAAAGCCGATGGCGAAAAATTAATTTTTGAGATCACGGCTGATAGATTCCTTTACGGCATGGTCAGGGGTCTTGTTGGAGCGATGGTTGATGTAGCAAGGGGCAGAATTGAGTTTGAAGTTTTCAAAAGAATTTTATTTGAAAAATTCAACGATGTTGAGATAATGCACGCACCAGCTTGTGGTCTTTTCCTTGAAGAGGTCAAATACGCCAATTCTTGA
- a CDS encoding DUF3467 domain-containing protein, with amino-acid sequence MNEQTIAQQINIELGEKEAEGIYSNLAIITHSPAEFVIDFTRILPGVPKAKVFARIIMTPQHAKLLLKALDDNIKKYEATFGEIKIFGETDQKTLGFKP; translated from the coding sequence ATGAACGAACAAACCATCGCACAGCAGATCAACATTGAGCTTGGGGAGAAAGAAGCTGAGGGAATTTATTCAAATCTTGCCATCATCACTCACTCACCTGCGGAATTTGTGATTGACTTTACAAGGATTCTCCCGGGTGTGCCGAAAGCAAAGGTATTTGCCAGAATAATAATGACACCGCAACATGCGAAGCTTTTGCTTAAAGCTCTTGATGATAACATCAAAAAATACGAAGCGACATTTGGAGAGATAAAAATTTTTGGTGAAACCGATCAGAAAACACTTGGTTTTAAACCGTAA